In Oncorhynchus keta strain PuntledgeMale-10-30-2019 unplaced genomic scaffold, Oket_V2 Un_contig_823_pilon_pilon, whole genome shotgun sequence, the following proteins share a genomic window:
- the LOC118363077 gene encoding glutamate receptor 3-like has product MAQKCVLFLLWLSGRSLAGFPNQINIGGLFMRSTVQEHSAFRFAVQLYNTNQNTTEKPFHLNYNVDNLESSNSFSVTHAS; this is encoded by the exons ATGGCACAAAAATGCGTCTTATTTTTATTGTGGCTTTCGGGCAGATCACTCGCGGGATTTCCCAATCAAATTAATATAG GTGGTCTGTTCATGCGGTCCACTGTGCAGGAGCACAGTGCGTTTAGGTTCGCTGTTCAGCTCTACAACACCAACCAGAACACTACGGAGAAACCCTTCCATCTCAACTACAACGTAGACAACCTCGAGTCGTCCAACAGCTTCTCAGTCACCCATGCAT
- the LOC127926779 gene encoding uncharacterized protein LOC127926779: MASFAQEFPANGSQQDPAQQASRTLVSQQDPAQQDPGQPAGPWAASRTLVSQQDPAQQDPGQPAGPWTLVSQQDPGQPAGPWSASRTLVSQQDPGQPAGPLVSQQDPGQPAGPWSASRTLGSQQDPGQPAGPWSASRTLVSQQDPGQPAGPWAASRTLVSQQDPGQPAGPWSASRTLVSQQDPGQPAGPWAASRTLVSQQDPGQPAGPWAASRTLGSQQDPGQPAGPWSASRTLVSQQDPGQPAGPWAASRTLVSQQDPGQPAGPWAASRTLVSQQDPGQPAGPWAASRTLGSQQDPGQPAGPWAASRTLGSQQDPGQPAGPWSASRTLVSQRPWAASRTLVMPAGPWSAKDHGQPAGPWSSQQDPGQPAGPWSASRKLGSQQDPGQPGLGPWLASRLVSQLGPWSKDPGKPKDPGQPAGLFDVNLTLVTLVSQQDPGQPEDPGQPSNWSVNRTLGSHRTPASRTHLALMPAGPWSAIGRNGQPTGQPARTLGSQQDPGQPAGPWSATGPWAASRTLVSQQDPGQPAGPWTASMTLVSQQDPGQPAGPWAASRTLGSQKDLCQPAGPWSASRTLGDRTLVNAGPWSAIRTLVSQQDPGKGFQPAGPWSASRTLVSHQDPGQPAGPSEQDPASRTLVSQQDPGQPAGPWSASRTLVSQQDPGQPYTLGSHIKYSQQDPGQPAGPWSASRKDPGQPTGPWAASRTLGRRTLVSQQDPFSQRTLGSQQDPGQPSGPFSQQVWAASRTLGSHLGPYSAIRTLGSQLTLGSQQDKVFRPWSEHKVLGPGVNIKF, from the exons ATGGCGAG ttttgcT CAGGAGTTCCCTGCTAATGGCAGCCAGCAGGACCCTGCCCAGCAGGCCAGCAGGACCCTGGTCAGCCAGCAGGACCCTGCCCAGCAGGACCCTGGGCAGCCAGCAGGACCCTGGGCAGCCAGCAGGACCCTGGTCAGCCAGCAGGACCCTGCCCAGCAGGACCCTGGGCAGCCAGCAGGACCCTGGACCCTGGTCAGCCAGCAGGACCCTGGTCAGCCAGCAGGACCCTGGTCAGCCAGCAGGACCCTGGTCAGCCAGCAGGACCCTGGGCAGCCAGCAGGACCCCTGGTCAGCCAGCAGGACCCTGGTCAGCCAGCAGGACCCTGGTCAGCCAGCAGGACCCTGGGCAGCCAGCAGGACCCTGGGCAGCCAGCAGGACCCTGGTCAGCCAGCAGGACCCTGGTCAGCCAGCAGGACCCTGGTCAGCCAGCAGGACCCTGGGCAGCCAGCAGGACCCTGGTCAGCCAGCAGGACCCTGGGCAGCCAGCAGGACCCTGGTCAGCCAGCAGGACCCTGGTCAGCCAGCAGGACCCTGGTCAGCCAGCAGGACCCTGGGCAGCCAGCAGGACCCTGGTCAGCCAGCAGGACCCTGGTCAGCCAGCAGGACCCTGGGCAGCCAGCAGGACCCTGGGCAGCCAGCAGGACCCTGGGCAGCCAGCAGGACCCTGGTCAGCCAGCAGGACCCTGGTCAGCCAGCAGGACCCTGGGCAGCCAGCAGGACCCTGGGCAGCCAGCAGGACCCTGGTCAGCCAGCAGGACCCTGGTCAGCCAGCAGGACCCTGGGCAGCCAGCAGGACCCTGGTCAGCCAGCAGGACCCTGGTCAGCCAGCAGGACCCTGGGCAGCCAGCAGGACCCTGGGCAGCCAGCAGGACCCTGGTCAGCCAGCAGGACCCTGGGCAGCCAGCAGGACCCTGGGCAGCCAGCAGGACCCTGGGCAGCCAGCAGGACCCTGGTCAGCCAGCAGGACCTTGGTCAGCCAGAGACCCTGGGCAGCCAGCAGGACCCTGGTCATGCCAGCAGGACCCTGGTCAGCCAAGGACCATGGTCAGCCAGCAGGACCCTGGAGCAGCCAGCAGGACCCTGGTCAGCCAGCAGGACCATGGTCAGCCAGCAGGAAATTGGGCAGCCAGCAGGACCCTGGGCAGCCAGGGTTAGGACCCTGGTTAGCCAGCAGGTTGGTCAGCCAgttaggaccctggtcaaaggacCCTGGGAAGCCAAAGGACCCTGGTCAGCCAGCAGGACTTTTTGATGTAAATTTGACCCTGGTGACCCTGGTCAGCCAGCAGGACCCTGGTCAGCCAGAGGACCCTGGGCAGCCATCAAACTGGTCAGTTAACAGGACCCTGGGCAGCCACAGGACCCCAGCCAGCAGGACCCATTTGGCTTTAATGCCAGCAGGACCCTGGTCAGCCATAGGAAGGAATGGTCAGCCAACAGGTCAGCCAGCAAGGACCCTGGGCAGCCAGCAGGACCCTGGTCAGCCAGCAGGACCCTGGTCAGCCACAGGACCCTGGGCAGCCAGCAGGACCCTGGTCAGCCAGCAGGACCCTGGGCAGCCAGCAGGACCCTGGACAGCCAGCATGACCTTGGTCAGCCAGCAGGACCCTGGGCAGCCAGCAGGACCCTGGGCAGCCAGCAGGACCCTGGGCAGCCAAAAGGACCTTTGTCAGCCAGCAGGACCTTGGTCAGCCAGCAGGACCCTGGGAGACAGGACCCTGGTAAATGCAGGACCCTGGTCAGCCATAAGGACCCTGGTCAGCCAGCAGGACCCTGGGAAAGGATTTCAGCCAGCAGGACCCTGGTCAGCCAGCAGGACCCTGGTCAGCCATCAGGACCCTGGTCAGCCAGCAGGACCCTCAGAGCAGGACCCTG CCAGCAGGACCCTGGTCAGCCAACAGGACCCTGGGCAGCCAGCAGGACCCTGGTCAGCCAGCAGGACCCTGGTCAGCCAACAGGACCCTGGGCAGCCATATACCCTGGGCAGCCATATTAAATATAGCCAGCAGGACCCTGGGCAGCCAGCAGGACCCTGGTCAGCCAGCAGGAAGGACCCTGGTCAGCCAACAGGACCCTGGGCAGCCAGCAGGACCCTGGGCAGAAGGACCCTGGTCAGCCAGCAGGACCCTTTCAGccaaaggaccctgggcagccaGCAGGACCCTGGTCAGCCATCAGGACCTTTCAGCCAGCAGGTTTGGGCAGCCAGCAGGACCCTGGGCAGCCATTTAGGACCCTATTCAGCCATTAGGACCCTGGGCAGCCAGTTGACCCTGGGCAGCCAGCAGGACAAAGTTTTTAGGCCCTGGAGTGAACATAAAGTTTTAGGCCCTGGAGTGAACATAAAGTTTTAG